A window of the Helianthus annuus cultivar XRQ/B chromosome 4, HanXRQr2.0-SUNRISE, whole genome shotgun sequence genome harbors these coding sequences:
- the LOC110935430 gene encoding E3 ubiquitin-protein ligase MARCHF8 gives MQLMSSNDSGREGSSETEPILNECKSVESCSSTFEIRSDCSIAVVEEDSQSPDFNENSSLVASDQPQCRICLDTEGEDLIAPCHCRGTQKYVHRSCLDNWRSAREGFAFSHCTECKAVFILRANVPPDRWWLRLKFQLLVARDHAFIFIIVQLIVAFLGVLVYKFYGDELREMFGYEEHPYGFYTMAVLAIVLVGLLYGFFIAIICGQRINERHYHILAKQELTKEYIVEDREVNNDVAELDPSHVTELRMLGLY, from the exons atGCAACTAATGTCGTCAAATGACAGTGGAAGAGAAGGCAGTTCAGAAACAGAACCCATCTTAAATGAGTGTAAGAGTGTGGAAAGCTGTTCATCTACATTTGAAATAAGAAGTGATTGTTCAATAGCGGTTGTTGAGGAGGATTCACAAAGTCCGGATTTCAATGAAAATAGCAGCCTGGTTGCTTCAGACCAACCCCAGTGCCGCATATGCCTGGATACTGAAG GAGAAGACTTGATTGCACCATGCCATTGTAGAGGCACCCAAAAATATGTCCACAGGTCATGTCTTGACAATTGGAGGTCTGCCAGG GAGGGGTTTGCTTTCTCTCACTGCACAGAATGTAAGGCAGTGTTTATACTACGTGCAAATGTCCCACCTGATCGCTGGTGGTTGAGGTTGAAATTTCAGTTACTGGTTGCAAGAGACCATGCATTCATTTTCATCATTGTCCAACTG ATTGTGGCCTTCTTAGGTGTCTTGGTCTACAAATTTTATGGAGATGAACTGAGAGAAATGTTTGGATATGAAGAACACCCATATGGGTTTTACACCATGGCTG TGTTAGCAATTGTGTTGGTGGGGTTGCTCTATGGTTTCTTTATAGCCATCATCTGTGGACAGCGAATCAACGAACGCCACTATCACATTCTTGCCAAACAGGAACTCACAAAG GAGTACATTGTAGAAGACAGAGAAGTGAACAATGATGTTGCTGAACTTGACCCCAGCCATGTGACAGAGCTAAGAATGTTGGGTCTCTATTAA